One segment of Ricinus communis isolate WT05 ecotype wild-type chromosome 8, ASM1957865v1, whole genome shotgun sequence DNA contains the following:
- the LOC107260847 gene encoding uncharacterized protein LOC107260847 — translation MPKYAKFLKELLSNKRKLEEVSMIQLLEKSSMIVQRRLLKKLKDLGSFTIPCFIDNLNVDNALADLGASIIVMPYNLFKKLGLGVPKPTLISVQLADKSVIYPRGIIEDVLVKVQEFIFPMDLVIMDMDDDVHVFLILGRPFLATTRAIIDVHDGKLILRVRDGQLTFQTPNVIKHPLALDNMDANDEMIEHETVNLIS, via the coding sequence ATGCCcaagtatgctaagttcttaaaggaactCCTCTCTAATAAGAGGAAGCTTGAGGAAGTGTCAATGATACAATTGTTGGAGAAGAGCTCGATGATCGTTCAAAGGCGATTACTAAAGAAGCTAAAAGAcctagggagttttactatcccttgctttattgataatttaaatgTTGATAATGCACTTgctgatttgggggctagcattATTGTTATGCCTTATAATTTGTTCAAGAAACTAGGACTTGGAGTACCTAAACCAACACTCATTAGTGTTCAGTTAGCTGATAAATCTGTTATATATCCAAGGGGTATCATTGAAGATGTGTTAGTAAAGGTTCAAgagtttatttttcctatGGATCTTGTGATCATGGATATGGATGACGATGTTCATGTTTTCCTTATCCTTGGTAGACCCTTTCTTGCTACAACTAGAGCCATTATTGATGTTCATGATGGTAAGCTCATTCTTAGGGTAAGGGATGGACAATTGACTTTTCAAACCCCCAACGTCATAAAACACCCACTTGCACTTGATAATATGGATGCTAATGATGAAATGATAGAGCATGAAACTgtcaatttaatttcatag
- the LOC125370976 gene encoding uncharacterized protein LOC125370976, whose protein sequence is MALRPEYEAVRASLLHRHPLPTLDMAVQEIIFEETRLNLDNTLNSKIALATTRSSYQKSGNNACKNCNQTSHVFAHCPTIECRYCHALGHILENWPIRPPRPKGGAFKPKTVSKPGFTAASAATTEGSTVITMSDLEALLKQVISSNSSAAMSATPGSGSSNGTDSWDGSQGGSII, encoded by the exons ATGGCTCTTCGACCTGAATATGAAGCTGTTCGAGCCTCTCTACTACACCGACATCCTCTTCCTACATTGGATATGGCTGTACAAGAAATAATCTTTGAAGAAACCCGCCTCAATCTTGACAATACTCTGAATTCTAAAATTGCTCTTGCAACTACTCGTTCCTCATATCAGAAATCTGGCAACAACGCTTGTAAGAATTGCAATCAAACTAGTCATGTTTTTGCTCATTGTCCTACTATAGAATGCAGATATTGTCATGCTCTTGGTCATATTCTTGAGAACTGGCCAATCCGCCCTCCACGACCAAAAGGTGGGGCCTTTAAACCCAAAACTGTCTCGAAGCCTGGATTTACTGCTGCCTCTGCTGCTACCACTGAAGGTTCTACTGTCATCACTATGAGTGATCTTGAAGCGCTACTCAAACAGGTTATCTCTTCCAATTCTTCTGCTGCCATGTCCGCCACTCCGG GTTCAGGATCCTCAAACGGGACAGATTCTTGGGACGGGTCGCAGGGTGGGTCGATTATTTGA
- the LOC8281060 gene encoding E3 ubiquitin-protein ligase PUB23 gives QTTNLYFLLWCFLVSLYPFKILYPFKIDLVLVATVPLSFIQVSLVLIFLIFFSHFSCLAYNNPVKLLVLGWFFFWVLKFLNLFCLLIMEIDIPCHFLCPISLQLMRDPVTVSTGITYDRENIERWLFACKNNTCPVTKQVILNDEDLTPNHTLRRLIQAWCTLNASHGIERIPTPKPPIDKTQIAELLNDCNTFPHLQLKYLRRIRSITLESERNRSFLEAAGAVDILASIVVNDNSTSVEISIDDDPEFTRASDEALSILYLLKISDSKLKNLIAKDRGVFVESLIQILKHSNYQSRAYSTMLLKSIFEVADPIQLITIRPEILTEVVHVLRDQISQQTSKAALKLLVEVCPWGRNRIKAVEGGAVTVLIELLLETSDRRSCELTLIILDLLCGCAEGRAELLKHGAGLAIVSKKILRVSHVASDRAVRILCSICRFSATPRVLQEMLQVGVVAKLCLVLQVDSGCKSKERAREILRLHSRVWKNSPCVPAYLMSCYPSS, from the coding sequence CAGACTACAaacctttattttcttctttggtgCTTTCTTGTATCTCTATATCCTTTTAAGATTCTATATCCTTTTAAGATTGACCTTGTTCTTGTGGCAACAGTTCCCCTATCTTTTATTCAAGTAAGTCTTGTtctaatattcttaattttcttttcccattTTAGCTGCTTAGCCTataataatccagtaaaattatTAGTCTTAGGCTGGTTCTTTTTCTGGGTgcttaaattcttaaatttgttttgtttgttaatAATGGAAATCGATATTCCTTGCCATTTCCTTTGCCCGATTTCTCTGCAACTAATGAGAGATCCAGTTACTGTCTCAACTGGGATCACCTACGATAGAGAGAATATAGAGAGATGGTTATTTGCTTGCAAGAACAACACTTGCCCTGTCACAAAGCAAGTCATTTTAAATGACGAGGATCTGACCCCAAATCACACTCTTCGCCGCTTGATCCAAGCATGGTGCACGCTCAATGCCTCTCATGGAATCGAGCGAATCCCAACTCCGAAACCACCAATTGACAAGACCCAGATTGCAGAACTTCTCAATGATTGCAATACATTCCCACACCTGCAGCTCAAATATCTCAGAAGGATTAGATCGATCACTCTTGAAAGTGAAAGGAACAGAAGTTTTCTTGAGGCTGCCGGTGCAGTTGATATCTTGGCTTCAATAGTAGTGAATGATAATTCTACTTCGGTTGAGATTTCTATAGATGATGACCCTGAGTTTACAAGAGCAAGTGATGAGGCTTTGAGTATTCTTTATCTTCTCAAAATCTCAGACAGCAAATTGAAGAATCTCATAGCCAAAGATAGAGGTGTGTTTGTGGAGTCATTGATACAGATTCTGAAACATAGTAACTATCAATCAAGAGCTTATTCAACAATGTTGCTGAAGTCCATTTTCGAAGTGGCCGATCCAATCCAGTTGATTACTATTAGACCAGAAATATTGACAGAAGTAGTGCATGTATTGCGGGATCAGATCTCACAACAAACATCAAAGGCAGCATTGAAGCTGCTTGTAGAGGTTTGTCCATGGGGAAGAAATCGAATCAAAGCAGTAGAAGGCGGTGCAGTTACAGTTCTCATAGAGCTACTCCTAGAAACATCAGACAGGAGATCATGTGAGCTTActctaataattttagatcTGCTTTGTGGGTGTGCTGAGGGACGAGCAGAGTTGTTGAAGCATGGAGCAGGGCTTGCAATCGTTTCAAAGAAAATACTTAGGGTTTCTCATGTGGCAAGCGACAGGGCTGTCAGAATTTTGTGTTCAATTTGCAGGTTTTCTGCAACTCCCAGAGTTCTTCAGGAAATGTTGCAAGTTGGTGTAGTGGCAAAGCTGTGTTTGGTGCTGCAAGTGGATAGTGGTTGCAAGAGTAAGGAGAGAGCTAGAGAGATCCTCAGGTTGCATTCCAGGGTATGGAAGAATTCTCCTTGTGTTCCTGCTTATTTGATGTCTTGCTATCCATCTTCCTGA